A window of Longispora fulva contains these coding sequences:
- a CDS encoding sensor histidine kinase: MRRLRPRPPRMLRPPSWRVRVLPVVVAAAQIVGVRMIGHNADVLDARGYALLTASGLVLYLGRVHVGLALTGTLAATGGYLALGYPWGPVAIGCLVALFLTVLTGHRQWAKAAAATSLVGFVAISTVVDRQPAPTVGRTLGVAAWLVGVLMLAEFVRVRRMHFTEVARTRAEEHKRQSSDERLRIARELHDVIAHNISLINVQAGVALHLLDDDPGQAREALTVIKAASKETLQELRSTLGVLRRVDEEAPRTPAPSLTRLDELLGRLATSGLDVRLTVTGEPRELPANADLAAFRIVQEALTNVYRHAHVDTARVLVGYEPDAVTVEILDDGVGGGSTAGNGLTGMRERADALGGTLVAGPRPEGGFRVYGRLPA; encoded by the coding sequence ATGCGCCGACTTCGCCCGCGTCCGCCGCGGATGCTGCGCCCGCCGTCGTGGCGGGTGCGGGTCCTGCCCGTGGTGGTGGCGGCCGCCCAGATCGTCGGCGTCCGGATGATCGGGCACAACGCCGACGTCCTCGACGCGCGTGGGTACGCGCTGCTCACCGCCTCCGGCCTGGTCCTCTACCTGGGCCGGGTGCACGTGGGCCTCGCGCTGACCGGCACCCTCGCCGCGACGGGCGGCTACCTGGCGCTCGGCTACCCGTGGGGTCCGGTGGCGATCGGCTGTCTCGTCGCGTTGTTCCTCACCGTCCTCACCGGGCACCGGCAGTGGGCGAAGGCCGCCGCCGCGACCAGCCTGGTGGGCTTCGTCGCGATCAGCACCGTCGTCGACCGGCAACCCGCGCCGACCGTCGGCCGCACGCTCGGGGTCGCCGCCTGGCTGGTCGGCGTGCTGATGCTCGCCGAGTTCGTCCGGGTGCGCCGAATGCACTTCACCGAGGTGGCCAGGACCCGCGCCGAGGAGCACAAGCGGCAGTCCAGCGACGAGCGACTGCGGATCGCCCGCGAGCTGCACGACGTCATCGCGCACAACATCTCCCTGATCAACGTGCAGGCCGGCGTGGCGCTGCACCTGCTCGACGACGACCCTGGCCAGGCCCGCGAGGCGTTGACCGTGATCAAGGCGGCGAGCAAGGAGACCCTGCAGGAGCTGCGGTCCACGCTGGGCGTGCTGCGTCGGGTCGACGAGGAGGCGCCGCGCACGCCGGCCCCGAGCCTGACCCGCCTGGACGAGCTGCTCGGCCGGCTGGCGACCAGCGGGCTCGACGTCCGGCTCACGGTGACGGGCGAACCCCGGGAGCTGCCGGCCAACGCGGACCTGGCTGCGTTCCGGATCGTGCAGGAGGCCCTGACCAACGTGTACCGGCACGCGCACGTCGACACTGCCCGCGTCCTGGTCGGCTACGAGCCGGACGCGGTGACCGTGGAGATCCTCGACGACGGGGTGGGCGGCGGCTCGACGGCCGGCAACGGGCTGACCGGGATGCGCGAGCGGGCCGACGCGCTCGGCGGCACTCTCGTCGCCGGGCCCCGGCCGGAGGGCGGCTTCCGGGTGTACGGCAGGCTGCCGGCATGA
- a CDS encoding DUF1707 SHOCT-like domain-containing protein: MEHEPGQVRASDKEREQTVAFLRAALAEGMLTLEECDERQAAAYAAKYRHELDVLLTDLPRQLRWHTPEARAELRAWGRRRAFVGLTALAVVVTFAALSGGHFFWPILPIMFVAFLVLRRKAFRRMAGRGGGCGPHHRTFGPASA; encoded by the coding sequence ATGGAACACGAACCGGGCCAGGTCCGCGCCTCCGACAAGGAACGCGAACAGACCGTCGCCTTCCTGCGCGCCGCGCTCGCCGAGGGCATGCTCACGCTGGAGGAGTGCGACGAGCGGCAGGCAGCGGCCTATGCCGCGAAGTACCGGCACGAGCTCGACGTCCTGCTCACCGACCTGCCGCGCCAGCTGCGGTGGCACACCCCGGAGGCCCGGGCCGAGTTGCGGGCCTGGGGCCGGCGCAGGGCGTTCGTGGGGTTGACGGCGCTCGCGGTCGTGGTCACGTTCGCGGCGCTGTCCGGCGGGCACTTCTTCTGGCCGATCCTGCCGATCATGTTCGTCGCGTTCCTCGTGCTGCGCCGCAAGGCGTTCCGGCGGATGGCCGGCCGGGGCGGGGGCTGCGGCCCGCACCACCGCACGTTCGGGCCGGCGTCGGCCTGA
- a CDS encoding DNA-3-methyladenine glycosylase family protein has translation MLRVLTPPLGYHLAGSVGLLSMGRHDPCARFVEGTFWWTARTPDGPAALALTRVGPDLHAEGHGPGAAWVVERADAVAGLRDDLTGFAELAAAHPVVARLARTHRGVRLPATGQVFPRLLRAVLEQKVTGKEAYQAYSAIVRKFGAPAPGPVPALWVPPDPADIAAAPYWVLHPFGVEQRRADTLRRAASVADRLERCADSVEATARLTALPGIGPWTAAEVVRVAYGDPDAVSVGDYHLPNMVAWALAGEPRADDARMLALLAPFAGHRGRVCTLLAAAGMGAPRRGPRMPLRSFAGY, from the coding sequence GTGCTCCGGGTACTCACGCCGCCGCTCGGCTACCACCTCGCCGGCTCCGTCGGCCTGCTCTCCATGGGCCGGCACGACCCGTGCGCCCGGTTCGTCGAGGGCACCTTCTGGTGGACCGCCCGGACCCCGGACGGCCCGGCCGCACTGGCGCTGACCAGGGTCGGCCCGGACCTGCACGCCGAGGGGCACGGCCCGGGCGCCGCGTGGGTGGTCGAGCGGGCCGACGCGGTCGCCGGCCTGCGCGACGACCTCACCGGATTCGCGGAGCTCGCGGCGGCGCATCCCGTCGTGGCCCGCCTGGCCAGAACCCACCGTGGGGTACGCCTCCCCGCGACCGGCCAGGTGTTCCCCCGGCTGCTCCGGGCCGTCCTGGAGCAGAAGGTCACCGGCAAGGAGGCCTACCAGGCGTACTCGGCGATCGTCCGGAAGTTCGGCGCGCCGGCCCCCGGCCCGGTCCCCGCGCTGTGGGTACCGCCGGACCCGGCAGACATCGCGGCGGCGCCCTACTGGGTGCTGCACCCCTTCGGGGTCGAGCAGCGCCGGGCCGACACGCTGCGCCGGGCGGCCTCGGTCGCCGACCGGCTCGAACGGTGCGCCGACTCCGTCGAGGCCACGGCCCGGCTGACGGCGCTGCCCGGGATCGGGCCGTGGACGGCCGCGGAGGTGGTCCGCGTCGCGTACGGGGACCCGGACGCCGTCAGTGTCGGCGACTACCACCTGCCGAACATGGTCGCGTGGGCCCTCGCCGGGGAGCCGCGCGCCGACGACGCCCGGATGCTCGCGTTGCTGGCCCCGTTCGCCGGGCACCGCGGCAGGGTGTGCACACTCCTGGCGGCCGCCGGGATGGGCGCGCCGCGCCGGGGGCCCCGGATGCCACTGCGCTCCTTCGCCGGCTACTGA
- a CDS encoding peptidylprolyl isomerase: MPHSAVRRLSRAVAHVATVALATGALVAVGAGPALAAGDAKPPRTTHGPCEFTETPDEPASRPVPLPPDPHRTPSRGTVDAELRTNHGPITVTLDRAKAPCTVQSFVHLVEHRFYDRSPCHRLTAYKTLKVLQCGDPSGTGEGGPGYRYKDELPTDLPPAPNDPTGQRRIYPRGTLAMANAGPDTNGSQFFLVYADSVLRPNYTVFGHVDEPGMRALDAIAAGGVQPTPEDPAPLDGPPALATTITRATAHC; this comes from the coding sequence GTGCCCCACTCCGCAGTCCGACGACTCAGCCGGGCGGTCGCGCACGTCGCGACGGTCGCGCTGGCCACCGGGGCCCTGGTCGCCGTCGGGGCGGGTCCCGCGCTCGCCGCCGGGGACGCGAAGCCGCCGAGGACGACGCACGGGCCGTGCGAGTTCACGGAGACTCCGGACGAGCCGGCCTCCCGTCCGGTGCCGCTGCCGCCGGATCCGCACCGGACGCCGAGCCGGGGCACGGTCGACGCCGAGTTGCGCACCAACCACGGCCCGATCACGGTCACCCTCGACCGGGCGAAGGCGCCGTGCACGGTGCAGAGTTTCGTCCACCTCGTCGAGCACCGGTTCTACGACCGGTCGCCGTGCCACCGGCTCACCGCGTACAAGACGCTCAAGGTGCTGCAGTGCGGCGATCCGTCGGGGACGGGCGAGGGCGGGCCGGGGTACAGGTACAAGGACGAGTTGCCGACCGACCTGCCGCCGGCGCCGAACGACCCGACCGGCCAGCGCCGGATCTACCCGCGCGGCACCCTCGCGATGGCCAACGCCGGCCCGGACACCAACGGCAGCCAGTTCTTCCTGGTGTACGCCGACTCGGTGCTCCGCCCCAACTACACCGTCTTCGGGCACGTGGACGAGCCCGGGATGCGGGCGCTGGACGCGATCGCCGCCGGCGGGGTGCAGCCGACCCCGGAGGACCCGGCGCCGCTGGACGGCCCGCCGGCTCTCGCCACGACGATCACCCGCGCCACGGCCCACTGCTGA
- a CDS encoding HEAT repeat domain-containing protein — MTAPIPVSASPAERIRAASRRWTEPELVDRCAALLRGGPADDPELLAYLGGRGAQPLLDLDALVYWPAVWAARALLYAWHPTAASAVVAALGHDAWRVREMCAKVCALRELGEAADPLAAALADPVPRVRAAAARGLGVVGEAEHAGPLRKALTDTDPEVRRRADQALARLSDRLDRPL, encoded by the coding sequence GTGACCGCGCCCATCCCCGTCTCCGCCAGCCCCGCCGAGCGGATCCGCGCCGCCAGCCGCCGGTGGACAGAGCCCGAGCTGGTCGACCGGTGCGCGGCGCTGCTCCGGGGCGGCCCGGCCGACGACCCCGAACTCCTCGCCTACCTGGGCGGACGCGGCGCCCAGCCCCTCCTCGACCTCGACGCGCTCGTCTACTGGCCAGCGGTGTGGGCCGCCCGCGCCCTGCTCTACGCCTGGCACCCCACCGCCGCGTCCGCCGTGGTGGCGGCCCTGGGGCACGACGCGTGGCGGGTCCGCGAGATGTGCGCGAAGGTGTGCGCGCTCCGCGAACTCGGCGAGGCCGCCGACCCGCTCGCCGCTGCCCTGGCGGATCCGGTGCCCCGGGTGCGGGCAGCCGCCGCCCGGGGGCTGGGCGTGGTCGGGGAGGCCGAGCACGCCGGGCCGCTGCGGAAGGCCCTCACGGACACCGATCCCGAGGTGCGCCGCCGCGCCGATCAGGCCCTCGCCCGCCTGTCCGACCGCCTGGACCGCCCCCTGTAG
- the lspA gene encoding signal peptidase II, giving the protein MTSSVPAPPAEPTARRRVGLLAGVALVAAVADIVSKVLVVEHLVPGDSPRFLGGLVYFSLIRNPGAAFGIASGMTFVFAIIAAVAIVAIVRMASRLRSVSWAVGLGLLLGGTIGNLGDRLFRAPGFLRGHVVDFVSVFGPDAKYFPAFNLADAAITLGVATLVVATLLGIDLDGRRKHH; this is encoded by the coding sequence ATGACGAGCAGCGTCCCCGCCCCGCCCGCCGAACCGACCGCCCGCCGCCGGGTGGGACTGCTGGCCGGAGTGGCCCTGGTGGCCGCCGTGGCCGACATCGTGTCCAAGGTGCTCGTGGTCGAACACCTCGTGCCCGGCGACTCGCCCCGCTTCCTCGGCGGACTGGTCTACTTCAGCCTGATCCGCAACCCGGGGGCGGCGTTCGGGATCGCCAGCGGGATGACGTTCGTGTTCGCGATCATCGCGGCGGTGGCCATCGTGGCGATCGTGCGGATGGCGTCCCGGCTGCGGTCGGTGTCCTGGGCGGTCGGCCTGGGCCTGCTGCTCGGCGGCACGATCGGCAATCTCGGCGACCGGCTGTTCCGGGCTCCGGGGTTCCTGCGCGGGCACGTGGTCGACTTCGTGTCGGTGTTCGGGCCGGACGCGAAGTACTTCCCGGCGTTCAACCTCGCCGACGCCGCCATCACGCTCGGAGTGGCCACGCTGGTCGTCGCCACCCTGCTGGGCATCGACCTCGACGGCCGCCGCAAACACCACTGA
- a CDS encoding helix-turn-helix domain-containing protein, whose protein sequence is MGARSADEFVFGAVGVTPFDEGVYRTVLAGPPVTVRDLATRTGSGIDKLQAALGRLRGYGLVSRLSGRPPRWTAVSPTTAVAALVRNAHEDLSRVTDTAAELEAVYRAIGQAARPGEGVELLTSADELGRWFVRLQQEATEEIMSLDRPPYVLDHSNPLEHMLLGRGVRYRAIYAPEAFEIPGILDDVTGLSRAGEEARVLAGIPLKMAVADRRLALLPLHLDPPITRSVVIRGTTLVAALVTLFERLWEQAVPLTAGPSADTDPLDAEDRRILLLLLSGLKDEAIARQLGTSTRSLRRRMRVLLDALGAENRFQAGVQAVRRGWV, encoded by the coding sequence ATGGGGGCCAGGAGCGCAGACGAGTTCGTGTTCGGCGCGGTCGGCGTCACGCCCTTCGACGAGGGCGTCTACCGGACCGTCCTGGCCGGACCGCCGGTGACGGTGCGTGACCTGGCCACCCGGACCGGCTCCGGCATCGACAAGCTCCAGGCCGCCCTGGGCCGGTTGCGCGGATACGGCCTGGTCAGCAGGTTGTCCGGCCGCCCTCCCCGGTGGACGGCCGTGAGCCCGACCACCGCCGTCGCCGCCCTGGTCCGCAACGCGCACGAGGACCTCAGCCGGGTCACGGACACCGCCGCCGAACTGGAGGCCGTGTACCGGGCGATCGGTCAGGCCGCGCGCCCCGGCGAGGGCGTCGAGCTGCTGACCAGCGCCGACGAGCTGGGCCGGTGGTTCGTCCGGCTGCAGCAGGAGGCCACCGAGGAGATCATGAGCCTGGACCGGCCGCCGTACGTGCTGGACCACAGCAACCCGCTCGAGCACATGCTCCTCGGCCGCGGCGTGCGCTACCGGGCCATCTACGCGCCCGAGGCCTTCGAGATCCCCGGCATCCTCGACGACGTGACGGGCCTGTCCCGGGCCGGCGAGGAGGCCCGGGTGCTCGCCGGCATTCCGCTGAAGATGGCCGTCGCCGACCGCCGGCTCGCCCTGTTGCCGCTGCACCTGGACCCACCGATCACCCGCAGCGTCGTCATCCGGGGCACCACCCTGGTCGCGGCGCTGGTCACCCTGTTCGAACGGCTCTGGGAGCAGGCCGTGCCCCTGACCGCCGGGCCGTCCGCCGACACCGACCCGCTGGACGCGGAGGACCGGCGGATCCTGCTCCTGCTGTTGTCCGGGCTCAAGGACGAGGCGATCGCGCGGCAGCTCGGGACGAGTACCCGGAGTCTGCGGCGCCGGATGCGCGTGCTGTTGGACGCCCTCGGGGCGGAGAACCGGTTCCAGGCCGGGGTGCAGGCGGTCCGCCGGGGCTGGGTGTGA